One window of Flexistipes sp. genomic DNA carries:
- the rimI gene encoding ribosomal protein S18-alanine N-acetyltransferase: protein MVIEADISHIKLIAEIEKENFQKPWSYNSIYEEFMNQDSAIYVFLEKNQVAGYLIYRWMLDEVELLDISVKKDFRRCGIADRLMEFLIEQSKSCHIFLEVRQDNAPALNLYKKKGFRKIGLRKNYYSQGIDGFVMKLYVQGVQDVKNESGCCARAVGIQ, encoded by the coding sequence TTGGTAATTGAAGCTGATATCTCACATATAAAGCTGATTGCTGAAATAGAAAAGGAAAACTTCCAAAAGCCCTGGTCATATAATTCTATATATGAAGAGTTTATGAATCAAGATTCCGCAATTTATGTTTTTCTCGAAAAAAATCAGGTTGCAGGCTACCTTATTTACAGATGGATGTTGGATGAGGTGGAGCTTTTGGATATTTCTGTAAAAAAGGATTTCAGACGCTGCGGGATTGCAGATAGATTGATGGAGTTTCTTATAGAACAATCAAAAAGTTGTCATATTTTCCTTGAAGTTAGACAGGATAACGCTCCTGCATTAAATCTTTATAAAAAGAAGGGCTTCAGGAAAATTGGATTGAGGAAAAATTATTACTCACAAGGTATCGACGGATTTGTTATGAAATTATATGTACAAGGGGTGCAAGATGTTAAAAATGAATCAGGGTGTTGTGCAAGAGCTGTTGGAATCCAATAA
- the dut gene encoding dUTP diphosphatase, which translates to MKKINVKIQKTKDSRVPVYKTEESAGADLFAAEAGIVKAGKIKLVKTGVSFSIPEGYEAQIRPRSGLALKKGVTILNTPGTIDSDYRGEVGVILVNFGDNDFVFNTGDRIAQVVFSKVYRAEFTLSDELDTTERGSGGFGHTGF; encoded by the coding sequence ATGAAAAAAATTAACGTTAAAATACAAAAAACAAAAGACAGCAGGGTTCCTGTTTACAAAACCGAAGAATCAGCCGGGGCAGATTTATTTGCTGCAGAAGCGGGAATTGTGAAAGCAGGGAAAATAAAACTGGTGAAGACCGGTGTATCTTTCTCTATTCCGGAAGGATATGAAGCCCAAATCAGACCCAGAAGCGGTTTGGCCTTAAAAAAAGGGGTAACAATACTTAATACGCCCGGCACCATTGATTCTGATTATCGTGGTGAAGTAGGGGTAATTTTAGTGAACTTTGGTGATAACGACTTTGTCTTCAATACAGGAGACAGAATTGCTCAGGTTGTATTTTCAAAAGTTTACAGGGCTGAATTTACTCTTTCTGACGAGTTGGATACAACAGAAAGAGGATCGGGCGGTTTCGGACATACGGGTTTTTAA
- the truB gene encoding tRNA pseudouridine(55) synthase TruB — protein MNVIINVYKPSGVSSFQTVNKVKKLLGADKCGHTGTLDPLAEGVLPVCVNQATKFADYIMDSEKEYVAELCFGKKTDTMDKTGSILEERPHCKIDEEKFRKLLENFTGDVNLKVPSYSAVKLNGERAYKLARKGEIEDAGYRTSKIKEMELLSFEFPVAVLRIRCNKGTYIRSLVDRLGDESGCLAYMSGLVRSSNGSFHMKDSFSPGEIEKCIENGDYSFMKNVNDILNWPVAVVKDEAVDALMNGNAPDKQGYLKLPLEQGDNFFIQNLKGEILAFGRKMKRSRKPIKVVKVFKNKL, from the coding sequence ATGAACGTAATAATTAACGTTTACAAACCTTCCGGAGTATCTTCATTTCAGACGGTCAATAAGGTAAAAAAACTGCTTGGTGCCGATAAATGCGGGCACACAGGAACTCTTGACCCTTTGGCCGAGGGTGTACTGCCCGTTTGCGTAAATCAGGCAACAAAGTTTGCCGATTATATTATGGATTCTGAAAAAGAATATGTGGCCGAATTATGTTTCGGTAAAAAGACAGACACAATGGATAAAACCGGGAGCATTTTGGAGGAAAGACCACACTGTAAAATTGATGAAGAGAAATTCCGGAAATTGCTGGAAAATTTTACCGGTGATGTGAATTTAAAGGTTCCATCATATTCTGCAGTTAAGCTTAACGGGGAAAGGGCATATAAGCTTGCCAGAAAAGGTGAAATAGAGGACGCAGGATACAGAACTTCGAAGATAAAAGAAATGGAACTGCTGAGTTTTGAATTTCCCGTTGCGGTTTTACGTATCAGATGCAATAAGGGTACATACATAAGAAGCTTAGTAGACAGATTAGGCGATGAAAGCGGATGTCTGGCATATATGAGCGGACTTGTGAGATCATCCAACGGCAGTTTTCATATGAAAGACTCTTTTTCGCCTGGAGAAATCGAAAAATGTATCGAAAACGGCGATTATTCGTTTATGAAGAATGTGAATGATATTTTAAACTGGCCTGTTGCAGTTGTGAAGGATGAAGCTGTTGACGCTTTGATGAACGGGAATGCTCCTGATAAACAGGGGTATTTAAAGCTTCCTTTAGAGCAGGGAGATAACTTTTTTATACAAAATTTAAAAGGCGAAATACTGGCCTTTGGCAGGAAGATGAAAAGAAGCAGAAAACCGATTAAAGTTGTTAAGGTGTTCAAAAATAAACTTTAA
- the rpsO gene encoding 30S ribosomal protein S15, translating to MALAKEEKQEIMEKFKVHDNDTGSPEVQVALLTNRIKDLTEHFKTHPQDYHSRKGLLILVSKRRKLLDYLKKKNYNRYKKLISNLGIRK from the coding sequence ATGGCTTTAGCAAAAGAAGAAAAGCAGGAGATTATGGAGAAATTTAAGGTGCATGACAATGACACAGGTTCTCCGGAAGTTCAGGTGGCACTTTTAACCAATAGAATAAAAGACCTTACTGAACATTTTAAAACTCACCCGCAGGATTATCATTCAAGAAAAGGCCTGTTGATATTAGTCAGCAAAAGAAGAAAGCTGCTGGATTATCTTAAAAAGAAAAATTACAACAGGTACAAAAAATTGATAAGCAATCTGGGAATAAGGAAGTAA
- the metK gene encoding methionine adenosyltransferase — protein MDKKKYVFTSESVTEGHPDKIADQISDAILDSMLSEDPFSRVACETMVTTGLAIVAGEITTRTYVDIPGVVRDTVKEIGYTRAKYGFDYETCGVMTSIDKQSPDIAQGVDTGGAGDQGLMFGFACDETEELMPLPIMLAHKICMQLSDVRKSEILPYLRPDGKSQVTIEYDGFKPVKVDTVVVSTQHADDIKLSDLKEDIVEKVIKPVIPKHLLDDEDITYHINPTGRFVVGGPMGDCGLTGRKIIVDTYGGSGRHGGGCFSGKDPSKVDRSAAYGARWVAKNIVASGLASRCELQLAYAIGVVEPVSVSVNTYGTGAVPDSELEKIVRKIFDLTPKGIMEALDLRKPIYKSTAAYGHFGRDGFSWEDTARAQDIKDLAGKLGS, from the coding sequence ATGGATAAGAAAAAGTATGTATTTACATCAGAGTCAGTGACAGAAGGTCATCCGGATAAGATTGCGGATCAGATTTCCGACGCCATCCTTGATTCCATGCTGAGTGAGGATCCCTTCAGCAGAGTGGCATGTGAGACAATGGTGACAACGGGGCTGGCAATCGTAGCCGGAGAAATTACTACACGCACATATGTTGATATTCCCGGCGTTGTCCGCGATACAGTAAAGGAGATAGGCTATACAAGGGCAAAATACGGTTTTGATTATGAGACCTGTGGTGTGATGACGAGTATTGACAAACAGTCTCCTGATATCGCCCAGGGGGTTGATACCGGCGGAGCAGGTGATCAGGGGTTGATGTTCGGTTTTGCATGTGATGAAACCGAGGAGTTAATGCCTCTTCCGATAATGCTTGCTCACAAAATTTGTATGCAGCTTTCCGATGTCAGAAAATCGGAGATACTGCCTTATCTGCGTCCGGACGGTAAATCGCAGGTTACTATAGAGTACGACGGCTTCAAACCGGTGAAAGTGGATACCGTTGTGGTTTCCACCCAGCATGCCGATGATATAAAACTTTCCGATTTGAAAGAGGATATAGTTGAGAAGGTTATCAAACCTGTTATCCCCAAACATCTGCTTGATGATGAAGATATCACATATCATATCAATCCCACCGGCAGATTTGTTGTGGGGGGTCCGATGGGAGACTGCGGACTTACGGGCAGAAAAATAATTGTGGATACCTACGGAGGCTCCGGAAGACATGGAGGCGGATGCTTTTCAGGTAAGGACCCTTCAAAAGTTGACAGAAGTGCTGCTTATGGAGCCAGATGGGTTGCAAAGAATATAGTTGCTTCCGGTCTAGCCAGCAGATGTGAATTGCAGCTGGCTTATGCTATCGGAGTGGTCGAGCCTGTATCTGTTTCCGTAAATACCTACGGCACAGGTGCTGTCCCCGATTCAGAGCTGGAAAAAATTGTCAGAAAAATATTTGATCTCACCCCCAAAGGTATTATGGAAGCGCTGGATCTTAGAAAACCGATTTATAAAAGTACGGCAGCCTACGGTCATTTCGGCCGGGATGGTTTTTCCTGGGAAGACACTGCCAGGGCTCAGGATATAAAAGATTTGGCGGGCAAGCTTGGCTCCTAA
- a CDS encoding dihydrolipoyl dehydrogenase family protein: MQSKYDVIVIGAGPAGVNAATQLSAAGFSVLVVSEYIGGGYCFSGSIMSNTALYLSYLYNKFKTRTVNFIDIPEEAVKAPFDFKKSRKYVENISTKIVKAFTDQLSEAGSEFFQGIAEFAGKDKLKIQSRQTGKKHEVKFGKCIVATGSYNPPLEIPSTKKFLYANNIFNLQTVPASVAVIGGGFVGCEYATFFRRLGCDVHIVEKTDRILSTFDPQVTKRLEDSFKRNGINLRKNANIVNVEKVGNKSILFFDDDDNMEAEEIFVAVGRKPAVNNLSLEKAGVQMNENGVELDQSFRTSNKNIYLVGDASGKTMLVNWAYKSSSFVAKHISGVQRKFKYEFMPKVLYIDPEVSSVGFTEKEARLKGFSPLTVKYTYTNLEKSLIIGFNKGLVKVIYDRETKRILGAHIFGKGASELVTAFTLLIQSGIKIDNISEYIFNHPTFAEVLNELGNKVKTKGGK; this comes from the coding sequence GTGCAAAGTAAATATGATGTTATAGTGATAGGAGCGGGGCCAGCAGGTGTGAACGCCGCTACACAGCTGTCCGCTGCCGGTTTTTCTGTTCTTGTGGTTTCTGAATACATCGGAGGCGGGTATTGTTTCTCGGGCAGTATCATGTCGAACACCGCCCTGTATCTGAGTTATTTGTACAATAAATTTAAGACAAGAACGGTTAATTTTATTGATATACCCGAAGAGGCCGTTAAAGCTCCGTTTGACTTCAAAAAATCCAGGAAGTATGTTGAAAACATCTCCACCAAAATAGTAAAGGCTTTCACCGACCAGCTAAGTGAAGCCGGTTCCGAATTTTTTCAGGGTATTGCTGAATTTGCCGGCAAAGATAAACTTAAAATTCAATCCCGTCAAACCGGTAAAAAGCACGAAGTTAAATTTGGCAAGTGTATTGTAGCCACGGGTTCGTATAACCCTCCCCTTGAAATACCTTCCACAAAAAAGTTCCTATATGCAAATAATATTTTCAATCTTCAGACAGTTCCTGCTTCTGTTGCCGTTATCGGAGGCGGCTTTGTGGGTTGTGAATATGCTACATTTTTCAGAAGATTAGGCTGTGATGTCCATATTGTAGAAAAAACGGACAGAATACTCTCCACGTTTGACCCGCAGGTCACCAAAAGACTGGAAGACAGCTTCAAGAGGAACGGTATTAATCTGAGAAAGAATGCCAATATAGTGAATGTGGAAAAAGTAGGGAATAAGAGTATTCTTTTTTTTGATGATGATGATAATATGGAGGCTGAGGAAATCTTTGTTGCCGTCGGGCGTAAACCTGCTGTGAATAATCTTTCATTAGAGAAAGCCGGTGTCCAAATGAATGAGAACGGTGTGGAGCTTGACCAAAGCTTTAGAACCAGCAATAAAAATATATATCTTGTGGGCGATGCATCGGGAAAAACTATGCTTGTTAACTGGGCATATAAATCCTCTTCATTTGTTGCTAAACATATATCAGGTGTTCAGAGAAAATTTAAATACGAATTTATGCCGAAGGTTTTATACATAGATCCGGAGGTTTCAAGTGTAGGTTTTACCGAAAAGGAAGCCAGACTGAAAGGTTTCTCGCCTTTGACGGTAAAGTATACCTATACAAATCTTGAAAAATCTTTGATAATAGGGTTTAACAAAGGACTGGTAAAAGTGATTTATGACAGGGAAACGAAAAGGATTCTCGGTGCTCATATTTTCGGAAAAGGTGCTTCTGAACTTGTGACAGCATTTACACTTTTAATCCAGTCCGGTATTAAAATCGATAATATTTCCGAATATATATTTAATCATCCTACTTTCGCCGAAGTTCTCAATGAGCTGGGAAATAAAGTGAAGACAAAAGGGGGGAAGTAG
- a CDS encoding DUF465 domain-containing protein, giving the protein MNQGVVQELLESNKEFKELFDEHVKLEQDLEALYSLKYIPPEVERKIKEIKKIKLRGKDRMEQIISEHKKSS; this is encoded by the coding sequence ATGAATCAGGGTGTTGTGCAAGAGCTGTTGGAATCCAATAAGGAATTTAAAGAACTCTTTGACGAACATGTGAAGCTTGAGCAGGACTTGGAAGCGCTTTACAGCTTGAAATACATACCACCTGAGGTTGAGCGGAAGATAAAAGAGATTAAAAAAATCAAGCTCAGGGGAAAAGACAGGATGGAACAGATTATTTCCGAGCATAAAAAATCCAGTTGA
- a CDS encoding DUF503 domain-containing protein translates to MTIGSVVFELDIDSAFSLKEKRRVLNSLKTRLKNKFNVAVAEVGEKDVWNRADLAIVTLADDRSFLDSQLQQIINFVDMFHEVVIMHINQEIF, encoded by the coding sequence ATGACGATAGGCTCTGTTGTCTTTGAGCTTGATATTGACAGCGCTTTTTCCCTTAAAGAAAAAAGAAGGGTTTTAAACAGCTTGAAAACCCGTCTTAAAAATAAATTTAATGTAGCGGTTGCAGAAGTGGGAGAAAAGGATGTCTGGAACAGGGCTGATCTGGCAATTGTTACCCTTGCTGACGACAGATCCTTTCTGGATTCACAACTTCAGCAAATTATCAATTTTGTGGATATGTTTCACGAGGTTGTAATTATGCATATAAATCAGGAGATTTTTTGA
- the tsaB gene encoding tRNA (adenosine(37)-N6)-threonylcarbamoyltransferase complex dimerization subunit type 1 TsaB, producing MNSLLIDTSWGNLSLSLVREGELISNISLKLKNKMNEMLLEAIDYCLKSVSMQLRQLDSITAVIGPGSFTGIRIGVSSIQGIAAGLEIKPSGISSLDAAALVINKSKSRIACKLRGKTFALREYDFERGKYSEYQNVTEDMIDSDIVLINTKNSGDVDLSKAIMHNKFSQFLRDCVPFYMTKSEAELKFGN from the coding sequence ATGAACTCATTGCTAATCGACACTTCATGGGGAAATTTGTCCTTATCGCTGGTAAGAGAAGGCGAGCTTATTTCAAACATATCTCTGAAACTAAAAAACAAAATGAATGAGATGCTTCTGGAGGCAATAGATTACTGTTTGAAAAGTGTGTCTATGCAGCTGCGTCAGCTTGATAGTATTACAGCTGTTATCGGTCCGGGGTCATTTACCGGAATAAGAATCGGCGTTTCTTCAATTCAGGGCATTGCAGCAGGATTGGAAATAAAACCTTCAGGGATCTCATCTCTCGATGCGGCTGCGCTGGTTATCAATAAATCAAAAAGCAGAATAGCGTGCAAACTGCGCGGAAAAACCTTCGCCCTAAGGGAATACGATTTTGAGAGGGGGAAATATTCTGAATATCAGAATGTGACCGAAGATATGATAGATTCTGATATTGTTTTGATTAATACGAAGAATTCAGGTGATGTTGATCTTAGCAAGGCAATAATGCACAATAAATTTTCACAGTTTTTAAGAGACTGTGTTCCTTTTTATATGACTAAATCCGAAGCGGAGCTCAAATTTGGTAATTGA
- the pnp gene encoding polyribonucleotide nucleotidyltransferase — MENKEKIYEIVLGENSEPIYLKTGWKAKQANASIWAQHGDTIALVTATCSNKAPEGIDFFPLTVNYFEKFYAVGKIPGGFFKREAKPSDRETLISRLIDRPLRPLFPDGFRNETQIVAMVVSSDQVCSSDILALNAASASLMISDIPFNGPVGAVRVGRIDGELVLNPNAGKLDELEMNITVAGTEDAIVMVEAGMDIVSEDEVIDALEFGHEGIKKIIAVQKQMRDELGGEKISFSDFSTPEDLVEKVNSEIGDKLKKAVMIPGKQEKYDAIDEIKEEYLEKVKEELGEEEFADKSKLYNDAFSAVEKNVFREVTLNSGQRVDGRKYDEIRPIDIETGLLPKAHGSALFTRGETQALVTTTLGTKMDSQMVDDIEGETSKRFMLHYNFPPYCVGEVGFMKPPGRREIGHGALAERALQYILPDEESFPYTMRIVSDILESNGSSSMASVCGGSLALMDAGVPVKDAVAGIAMGLIYEKGKFAVLTDIMGLEDHLGDMDFKVTGTKDGITALQMDIKIEGLSRDILKEALQQAKEGRLYILDKMNEQLPSPKELPDNAPRFERINVNPEKVGLIIGPSGKTIKGIIDETGVAIDILDGGILNIFATDKESIENAREKIEALVQELEINKVYTGKVKKVMEYGAFVELLPGVEALLHVSQYSKERIKSIADYLKVGDEVKVKYLGKDERGRHKITRKDME, encoded by the coding sequence ATGGAAAACAAAGAGAAGATTTACGAAATCGTGCTCGGGGAAAACTCCGAGCCGATTTATCTGAAGACGGGCTGGAAAGCCAAACAGGCTAATGCCAGCATTTGGGCGCAGCATGGTGATACTATTGCGCTGGTTACCGCCACGTGCAGCAATAAAGCACCTGAGGGGATAGATTTTTTCCCCCTTACAGTGAATTATTTCGAAAAATTCTACGCAGTGGGCAAAATACCGGGAGGTTTTTTTAAGAGAGAAGCTAAACCTTCTGACAGGGAAACCTTAATATCAAGGTTGATTGACCGCCCTTTAAGGCCTCTTTTTCCTGACGGTTTCAGAAATGAAACCCAGATTGTGGCTATGGTGGTTTCAAGTGATCAGGTTTGCTCAAGTGATATTCTGGCACTCAATGCTGCCAGTGCTTCACTGATGATTTCCGATATACCTTTTAACGGGCCTGTCGGTGCCGTGCGTGTGGGAAGAATAGACGGTGAGCTTGTGTTGAATCCTAATGCAGGAAAACTTGATGAGCTTGAAATGAATATAACTGTTGCCGGTACGGAAGATGCTATTGTAATGGTCGAGGCCGGAATGGACATAGTTTCTGAAGATGAAGTTATTGATGCTCTGGAGTTCGGTCATGAAGGAATCAAAAAAATAATAGCCGTTCAGAAACAGATGAGAGATGAGTTGGGCGGGGAAAAAATCAGTTTCAGTGATTTCTCCACTCCGGAAGATTTGGTGGAGAAGGTTAATTCCGAAATAGGGGATAAACTGAAAAAAGCTGTAATGATTCCCGGAAAACAGGAAAAATACGATGCTATTGACGAAATAAAAGAGGAATATCTTGAAAAAGTCAAAGAGGAACTAGGTGAAGAGGAATTTGCTGATAAATCCAAACTTTACAACGATGCTTTTTCTGCTGTGGAAAAAAATGTATTTAGGGAAGTTACACTCAATTCCGGGCAGAGAGTTGACGGCAGAAAATACGATGAGATAAGACCGATTGATATTGAAACAGGCCTCCTTCCAAAAGCACACGGTTCGGCTCTTTTTACAAGAGGTGAAACACAGGCGCTTGTCACCACAACTCTGGGAACGAAAATGGATTCTCAGATGGTGGATGATATTGAAGGAGAAACTTCAAAACGTTTTATGCTTCACTATAATTTTCCGCCTTACTGTGTGGGTGAAGTCGGTTTTATGAAACCTCCCGGCAGAAGGGAGATAGGTCATGGTGCACTTGCCGAGCGCGCTCTTCAGTATATTCTCCCCGATGAGGAGAGTTTTCCTTACACCATGCGCATTGTTTCGGATATTCTTGAATCGAACGGCTCATCTTCGATGGCATCGGTGTGCGGAGGAAGCCTTGCACTTATGGATGCCGGTGTGCCTGTTAAAGATGCCGTTGCAGGAATTGCTATGGGGCTTATCTATGAGAAGGGCAAATTTGCCGTTTTGACAGATATAATGGGTTTGGAAGATCATCTTGGAGATATGGATTTTAAGGTTACCGGAACTAAAGATGGTATTACAGCTTTACAAATGGATATAAAGATAGAGGGACTATCCCGCGATATCTTGAAAGAGGCTTTACAGCAGGCAAAAGAGGGCAGACTTTACATTCTCGATAAAATGAATGAACAGCTTCCTTCACCAAAAGAGCTGCCTGATAACGCTCCAAGATTTGAAAGAATCAATGTAAATCCTGAGAAGGTTGGGCTTATTATCGGACCTTCCGGGAAAACGATTAAAGGCATTATAGACGAGACCGGTGTAGCTATAGATATACTTGACGGTGGTATCCTTAATATCTTTGCCACGGACAAGGAATCTATTGAGAATGCCAGAGAAAAGATTGAAGCTCTGGTGCAGGAGCTTGAAATTAACAAGGTTTATACCGGTAAAGTTAAAAAGGTTATGGAATACGGCGCTTTCGTAGAACTTCTGCCTGGTGTGGAAGCACTTCTTCATGTGTCTCAATACAGTAAAGAACGGATTAAAAGTATTGCAGATTACCTGAAGGTGGGAGATGAAGTTAAGGTGAAATACCTGGGCAAAGACGAGCGGGGCAGACATAAAATAACCAGAAAAGATATGGAATGA
- a CDS encoding PPC domain-containing DNA-binding protein — translation MYNIFRIDNVYQGRLKKDEDLYYGLMNEIKNLNIHEGFIAGIGSVTKASITFYNQKEGTYENTHVNEPMEIISLKGNISLKDDKPFAHIHITLAKRDFTVIGGHLLPDTPVFAFEYEIFSYAGENANVRKFNEDTKLFLWSF, via the coding sequence ATGTACAACATTTTCAGAATCGACAACGTTTATCAGGGGCGGCTGAAAAAAGATGAAGATCTGTATTACGGTCTGATGAATGAAATAAAGAATCTTAATATACACGAAGGTTTTATTGCCGGTATCGGCAGTGTTACAAAGGCTTCCATTACATTTTATAATCAAAAGGAAGGAACGTATGAAAACACACATGTCAATGAGCCTATGGAAATTATCTCGCTTAAGGGAAACATTTCTCTGAAAGATGACAAGCCGTTTGCACATATCCATATCACACTTGCCAAAAGGGATTTTACCGTAATCGGAGGACACTTACTGCCGGATACACCGGTTTTCGCATTCGAATATGAAATATTCTCATATGCCGGAGAAAATGCCAATGTAAGAAAATTTAATGAAGATACTAAGCTTTTTCTTTGGAGCTTTTGA
- a CDS encoding cytidylate kinase-like family protein, with translation MAVVTISRSFGCSGEKVGEEVAGRLNYSMINKQIIEYISILADTPLEVVSKFDEEQHSNINARLSKYIDLSMFKEMFGKSGKELKEPLAEKIIDEKEKLFKEDVDYSPVFDSDVFRQMSERVFHFIADKDNAVIMGRGGQVVLQEHRNTLHIRLYAPVSKRVEWIASRRDIPKKEASKLVEDIDKKRRNYLQHYYGEDISDDKLYHLVINVDKLSVSEAAGMILSLIDIKSSKEKA, from the coding sequence ATGGCGGTAGTGACAATTTCCAGAAGTTTCGGCTGTTCCGGAGAGAAAGTTGGAGAAGAAGTTGCCGGACGTCTTAATTATTCTATGATTAATAAACAGATTATTGAATATATTTCAATTTTAGCGGATACTCCCTTGGAGGTGGTATCAAAATTTGATGAGGAACAGCATTCGAATATTAACGCCAGGCTTTCCAAATATATTGATTTGTCGATGTTTAAAGAGATGTTTGGCAAAAGCGGCAAAGAACTCAAAGAACCGTTGGCGGAGAAAATTATCGATGAGAAGGAGAAGCTGTTTAAAGAAGATGTCGATTACAGTCCTGTTTTTGACAGCGATGTTTTCAGGCAGATGAGTGAAAGGGTATTTCATTTTATTGCCGATAAGGATAACGCCGTTATTATGGGCAGAGGTGGACAGGTTGTTTTGCAGGAACACCGCAATACTCTGCATATAAGGCTGTATGCACCTGTTTCTAAAAGGGTTGAGTGGATTGCAAGCCGGAGGGATATCCCGAAAAAAGAAGCTTCTAAACTTGTCGAGGATATAGATAAAAAACGAAGGAACTATCTGCAGCACTATTACGGAGAAGATATCAGTGATGACAAACTGTATCACCTGGTTATTAACGTTGATAAACTTTCAGTTTCCGAAGCAGCCGGTATGATTTTGAGTCTTATCGATATCAAAAGCTCCAAAGAAAAAGCTTAG
- the rbfA gene encoding 30S ribosome-binding factor RbfA, with protein sequence MQKGGYRDRRVAELLRQEISKMAEFSIKDPRVKGAVIVKVNVTKDLSLARVYVRSMFEDNLDEVLEGFKSSTGFIISQLNKKIRIRKIPDLEFIKDDTIEVASRIEELIEEIHKSDERNN encoded by the coding sequence ATGCAGAAAGGCGGATACAGAGACAGAAGAGTGGCCGAACTTCTCAGACAGGAGATTTCGAAGATGGCGGAATTTTCCATAAAAGACCCTCGGGTAAAAGGTGCGGTTATCGTTAAAGTTAATGTCACAAAGGATTTGAGCCTTGCCAGAGTATATGTGCGCAGTATGTTTGAGGATAACCTGGATGAGGTTTTGGAAGGATTTAAAAGCTCTACAGGTTTTATTATAAGTCAGTTGAATAAAAAGATAAGAATACGCAAGATACCGGATCTGGAATTTATTAAAGATGACACCATTGAAGTGGCAAGCAGAATAGAAGAGCTTATTGAGGAAATTCACAAATCAGATGAACGTAATAATTAA
- the folK gene encoding 2-amino-4-hydroxy-6-hydroxymethyldihydropteridine diphosphokinase, whose protein sequence is MNTVFLGLGSNIYPKAKNLSSAIAGLSSLLNIISVSGVYKSRSLLLDAQPDYFNIVLKASTFINPCQLLSFCKTIEKIMHRDTPYKWGPRNIDIDIIDFDKRIIKSKSLFLPHKEFPYRTFVVLPLLEIEPDYVHPENHISVEKMYDLLDNHSEIHRLGELKWR, encoded by the coding sequence ATGAATACAGTTTTCTTGGGGTTGGGATCAAACATTTATCCGAAAGCCAAAAATCTGTCATCTGCTATCGCAGGGTTGTCTTCTCTTCTGAATATTATCTCCGTTTCAGGTGTTTACAAAAGCCGGTCATTGCTTCTTGATGCTCAGCCGGACTACTTTAATATTGTATTAAAAGCATCAACTTTTATCAATCCTTGTCAGCTTCTTTCTTTTTGCAAAACTATTGAGAAAATAATGCATAGGGATACCCCTTACAAATGGGGACCCAGAAATATTGATATCGATATTATTGATTTTGACAAAAGGATTATTAAAAGTAAATCACTCTTTTTGCCCCATAAAGAGTTCCCGTACAGAACTTTTGTTGTGCTGCCGCTTTTGGAGATTGAGCCGGACTATGTTCATCCGGAGAATCATATTAGTGTTGAAAAAATGTATGATTTATTGGATAATCACAGTGAGATTCATCGTTTGGGAGAGTTAAAATGGCGGTAG